In Paracoccus aerodenitrificans, the following are encoded in one genomic region:
- a CDS encoding MarR family transcriptional regulator: MTTLKVGIADPEEMKARTMRIARGEEKPAPGEPTVWFASTESFARLLSAGNRELLRVIQEQEPGSLEELAQITGRATPNVSRTLKKMESFGLVRMEKGKGLKLVPKVVHDRVELVLPLIERPRKGTRK; the protein is encoded by the coding sequence ATGACGACGCTGAAAGTTGGGATCGCCGACCCCGAGGAAATGAAGGCTCGCACGATGCGGATCGCGCGAGGCGAGGAAAAACCTGCGCCCGGCGAACCGACCGTCTGGTTCGCCTCCACGGAGTCGTTCGCCCGGCTTCTCTCTGCGGGCAATCGCGAATTGCTCCGCGTCATCCAAGAGCAAGAACCCGGCTCACTAGAGGAACTGGCGCAGATCACTGGCCGCGCGACACCGAATGTCTCGCGCACACTCAAGAAGATGGAGAGCTTCGGCCTTGTCCGTATGGAGAAGGGCAAGGGTCTCAAGCTGGTGCCCAAGGTCGTTCATGACCGGGTGGAACTGGTGCTGCCCCTGATCGAACGCCCCAGGAAAGGAACCCGCAAATGA
- a CDS encoding TrbI/VirB10 family protein, which yields MTEDTIPVEAAADTTAPMRLRAEPPRVTRLSRKMLAGVGAVALFGIGGALIYALQTRDMSGSGEELYSTENRPTADGLSGLPRDYTGPVLGPALPGDLGGPILDAQNRGQPVTPPAMASPARDPAEERRLAEEEAARLSTVFFQSGQRTTTAAASNMPGLAGLGVGGQPATQDRHTTFLNGPVDRQTVALDRIMAPASPYILQAGAVIPAAMITGIRSDLPGQITAQVTENVYDSPTGALLLIPQGTRIIGQYDAGVQFGQRRVLLVWNRLILPNGRSIVLERQPGADASGYAGLEDGVDYHWWDLMKAAGLSTLLGIGTELATDDEDRLIRAIRDGAQDTINQAGQQIVQRQLQVAPTLTIRPGFPVRVIVTRDLVLEPYRN from the coding sequence ATGACCGAAGACACCATCCCTGTAGAAGCCGCAGCGGACACCACCGCACCAATGCGGCTGCGTGCCGAACCGCCGCGAGTCACCCGCCTGTCGCGCAAGATGCTGGCCGGTGTCGGAGCCGTCGCGCTGTTCGGGATCGGCGGGGCGCTGATCTATGCGCTTCAGACCCGTGACATGAGCGGCAGCGGCGAAGAACTTTACTCGACCGAGAACCGCCCCACGGCGGACGGACTGTCCGGCCTGCCGCGTGACTATACCGGCCCCGTCCTTGGACCGGCCTTGCCCGGCGATCTCGGCGGCCCGATCCTCGACGCGCAGAACCGGGGCCAACCCGTCACGCCGCCCGCAATGGCGTCGCCCGCCCGCGATCCTGCCGAAGAACGCCGTCTTGCCGAAGAGGAAGCCGCACGTCTCAGCACGGTTTTCTTCCAGTCCGGGCAGAGAACAACTACAGCAGCCGCTTCCAATATGCCGGGCCTGGCCGGTCTTGGCGTTGGCGGTCAGCCCGCAACTCAGGACAGGCACACCACCTTCCTCAATGGTCCGGTGGACCGGCAGACTGTCGCTCTCGACCGCATCATGGCTCCCGCATCGCCCTACATCCTTCAGGCTGGGGCCGTGATCCCGGCAGCCATGATAACCGGCATTCGTTCGGACCTTCCCGGCCAGATCACCGCGCAGGTGACAGAGAACGTCTATGACAGCCCGACCGGCGCTCTCCTCTTGATCCCGCAGGGAACGCGCATCATCGGCCAATATGATGCCGGCGTGCAGTTCGGCCAGCGCCGCGTGCTGCTTGTCTGGAACCGCCTGATCCTGCCCAATGGCCGCTCCATCGTGCTGGAGCGCCAACCGGGCGCAGACGCCTCCGGTTATGCCGGGCTTGAGGATGGCGTCGATTATCACTGGTGGGATCTGATGAAAGCGGCGGGGCTGTCCACCTTGCTCGGCATCGGCACTGAACTGGCGACCGACGACGAGGACCGGCTGATCCGGGCTATCCGCGACGGGGCGCAGGACACCATCAATCAGGCCGGACAGCAGATCGTCCAGCGACAGTTGCAGGTCGCGCCGACGCTGACCATCCGGCCGGGCTTCCCGGTCAGGGTCATTGTGACGCGAGATTTAGTCCTCGAACCCTACAGGAATTGA
- a CDS encoding DUF2274 domain-containing protein — protein sequence MAKLKLGPLADDKPVKVMVELPAQLHRDLIDYGALLADGGAPIEPARLIVPMLERFIATDRGFAKARRQPS from the coding sequence ATGGCGAAGCTCAAACTCGGCCCGCTGGCCGACGATAAGCCGGTGAAGGTGATGGTGGAACTGCCCGCTCAGCTCCATCGTGACCTCATCGACTATGGCGCTCTGTTGGCCGATGGCGGCGCGCCCATCGAGCCTGCCAGACTGATCGTGCCGATGCTGGAGCGATTCATCGCCACGGATCGCGGTTTCGCGAAGGCACGGCGGCAGCCCTCCTGA